The Engraulis encrasicolus isolate BLACKSEA-1 chromosome 4, IST_EnEncr_1.0, whole genome shotgun sequence genome includes a window with the following:
- the LOC134447174 gene encoding uncharacterized protein LOC134447174, producing the protein MCAYVCGKCVCVHACVCEVLSFSLADGWLEFARLRAEFAPQANGWGSFLPWHRYFLWSVERALRNASWCGVSIPYLEWTVDAGAPESSAAWQANVLGGDGDQHNECVWLHPFQPSSLSGQPQRWSPCLRRRFNASVSLPDAVTMQLITMETDFLKFSARLQAASGLFLLWVGGHMATPFCAYDPAFLSHAAFVDRLWELWQERRAAADVMAGTISTTSSSSSGGLPGPDWYPEKLRFVRLEPFGVSMEDMSSQRLCTIYIPISLGSPCNHTDTRTHHTHAASDQSSHPHMSHTTVVGESEEEERVFDRRGFDAEGYDRSGYDIMGWDRHGFARDNYNRDHVDRQGYDSFGFDRYGFTRANLTSFGLRRNGKLLLPALGNRLMDQLFPDGFNRYGYSPLGLDQRGFDAFGFSREGVDQDGCNFFFSGPHYLRFYFHALLNMSLLPPRTLAHTPRICPPISPLPAHWVNQNWVGVSSDKQEEGWSTLIGVLVEEWANQRPFQQDYNPNVSPVKKNGLWLPLTPDLRFCFAWQWYSGCPFGSALMTCPDLCQSAHCHGQPRAVCRMITCGECHTQWVEPNSGQPIECQDG; encoded by the exons atgtgtgcgtatgtgtgtggtaagtgtgtgtgtgtgcatgcgtgtgtgtgtgaagtgttgtCCTTCTCTCTCGCAGATGGCTGGCTAGAGTTTGCTCGGTTGAGGGCAGAGTTTGCGCCCCAGGCGAACGGTTGGGGCTCCTTCTTGCCATGGCACCGCTACTTCCTGTGGAGTGTTGAGCGTGCACTGCGGAATGCCTCCTGGTGTGGCGTCTCCATTCCCTACCTGGAGTGGACGGTGGACGCCGGTGCTCCGGAATCTTCCGCGGCCTGGCAGGCGAACGTCCTTGGCGGAGACGGCGACCAGCACAACGAATGTGTCTGGCTCCACCCCTTTCAGCCGTCATCGTTGTCTGGGCAACCGCAACGCTGGTCACCATGCCTACGACGTCGCTTCAACGCCAGCGTGTCCCTCCCCGACGCCGTCACCATGCAGCTCATCACCATGGAAACGGACTTCCTGAAGTTCTCGGCGCGTTTGCAGGCGGCCTCCGGCCTCTTCCTGCTCTGGGTTGGAGGTCACATGGCCACACCCTTCTGTGCTTATGACCCTGCCTTCCTGTCCCACGCCGCGTTCGTGGACCGCTTGTGGGAGTTGTGGCAGGAGAGACGGGCAGCAGCAGACGTCATGGCTGGCACCATTTCCACCACCTCCTCTAGTTCCTCAGGGGGGCTTCCTGGTCCTGACTGGTACCCAGAAAAGCTGAGGTTTGTGAGGCTGGAGCCTTTTGGAGTCTCCATGGAGGACATGTCCAGCCAGAGGCTCTGCACCATCTACATCCCCATCTCTCTTGGATCACCGTGCAACCACACGGACACTCgcacccaccacacacatgcagccagtgATCAGAGCTCACATCCACACATGTCTCATACAACAGTAgtaggagagagtgaggaggaggagagagtgtttGACAGGCGAGGATTTGACGCTGAAGGCTATGACCGCAGTGGTTATGACATCATGGGCTGGGATCGTCATGGCTTTGCCAGGGACAACTACAACCGGGACCACGTAGATCGTCAAGGTTACGACAGCTTCGGTTTCGATCGCTATGGTTTCACACGTGCCAACCTCACGTCCTTTGGCCTTCGTCGCAACGGCAAGCTCCTTCTACCGGCGCTCGGCAACCGGCTGATGGACCAGCTGTTTCCAGATGGCTTCAATCGCTATGGTTACAGCCCGTTGGGACTTGATCAGCGGGGGTTTGATGCTTTTGGCTTCAGCAGGGAAGGAGTGGACCAAGATGGTTGCAACTTCTTCTTCAGTGGGCCGCACTACCTGCGTTTCTACTTCCACGCCCTGCTGAACATGAGCCTTCTCCCTCCCCGCACCTTAGCACACACACCCCGCATATGCCCACCAATCAGCCCTCTGCCCGCCCATTGGGTCAATCAGAACTGGGTGGGTGTGAGCTCAGACAAGCAGGAGGAGGGCTGGAGTACCCTGATTGGTGTCTTGGTTGAGGAGTGGGCCAATCAGAGGCCGTTCCAGCAAGACTACAACCCCAATGTGTCACCAGTGAAGAAGAATGGCCTTTGGCTCCCACTGACTCCAGATCTGAG gtTTTGCTTCGCGTGGCAGTGGTACTCTGGCTGTCCCTTTGGCTCGGCCCTCATGACCTGCCCTGACCTCTGTCAATCAGCTCATTGCCACGGGCAGCCCAGAGCCGTGTGCCGCATGATCACATGTGGTGAATGCCACACCCAGTGGGTGGAGCCTAACAGTGGACAGCCAATCGAATGCCAGGATGGGTGA